One region of Alcanivorax sediminis genomic DNA includes:
- a CDS encoding 2-phosphosulfolactate phosphatase: protein MEIHIAQGHNPPHNIHGITVVIDVIRAFTTSHHAFRKGLRCIWPVASAEQAFALRDEHLPDALLAGEVDALPIKGFDFGNSPWEIDHAELAGKEMILRTTNGVAATLRARDSREVLVAGLVNAEATANYLRKQNPPTVVLVASHPTGDEDVACAEYIRHLLGGNGITYEAARERTLNASAARKFFNGSHPRLRPDDIHAAATNAGPDALVMRVSFEPFPCITAH from the coding sequence ATGGAAATTCATATTGCCCAGGGGCACAACCCGCCGCATAACATTCATGGCATCACTGTGGTGATTGACGTAATCCGCGCCTTCACCACCAGTCACCATGCGTTTCGCAAGGGGCTGCGTTGCATCTGGCCGGTGGCCAGTGCTGAGCAGGCCTTTGCGCTTCGCGACGAACACCTGCCCGACGCCTTGCTGGCCGGGGAAGTCGATGCGCTGCCCATCAAGGGTTTTGACTTCGGTAACTCCCCCTGGGAGATAGATCACGCCGAACTGGCTGGCAAGGAAATGATTCTGCGCACCACCAACGGGGTTGCAGCAACCCTGCGCGCCCGTGACAGCCGCGAAGTCCTGGTTGCCGGCCTGGTGAATGCCGAAGCGACTGCCAACTATCTGCGCAAGCAGAACCCGCCTACGGTGGTGCTGGTGGCATCCCACCCTACCGGCGATGAAGACGTCGCCTGCGCGGAATACATTCGCCACCTGCTCGGCGGCAACGGCATCACCTATGAGGCTGCCCGCGAGCGTACCCTCAACGCCAGTGCCGCCAGAAAGTTTTTCAATGGCAGCCACCCGCGCCTTCGCCCTGACGATATCCATGCCGCCGCCACAAACGCAGGCCCGGACGCCCTGGTTATGCGTGTCAGCTTCGAGCCTTTCCCCTGTATTACCGCGCACTAA
- the hemE gene encoding uroporphyrinogen decarboxylase produces the protein MTFAPLQNDLFLRALNRESVERTPIWMMRQAGRYLPEYRASREKAGSFMDLCMNADLACEVTLQPLERYPLDAAILFSDILTIPDAMGLGLYFETGEGPKFKKVVRTEADVAALPIPDAESDLGYVMKAVSTIRGALNGRVPLIGFSGSPWTLATYMVEGGSSKDFRHLKAMVYSQPELAHALLDKLAQSVTSYLNAQIRHGAQAVQIFDTWGGALSAEAYQQFSLKYMKQIVDGLIRDHDGRKVPVILFTKNGGLWLESMADTGCDALGLDWTINIGDARRRVGNKVALQGNMDPAVLYAAPDAIRAEVKRILEDFGDYPGHIFNLGHGITPQVDPEHARVFIEAVHEFSQR, from the coding sequence ATGACTTTTGCCCCTCTCCAGAACGACCTGTTTCTCCGAGCCCTTAACCGGGAATCTGTCGAACGCACGCCAATCTGGATGATGCGTCAGGCGGGTCGTTACCTGCCGGAATACCGCGCCAGCCGCGAGAAGGCTGGTTCGTTCATGGACCTTTGCATGAATGCGGATCTGGCCTGTGAGGTGACCCTGCAACCGCTTGAGCGTTATCCGCTGGATGCTGCCATCCTGTTCTCTGACATTCTCACCATTCCGGATGCCATGGGGCTGGGGCTGTACTTTGAGACTGGCGAGGGGCCCAAGTTCAAGAAGGTGGTGCGCACGGAAGCCGACGTTGCCGCTCTGCCGATTCCGGATGCAGAGTCAGATCTGGGCTATGTGATGAAGGCGGTCAGCACCATTCGTGGGGCGCTTAATGGTCGTGTGCCGCTGATTGGTTTCTCTGGTAGTCCGTGGACCCTGGCCACTTACATGGTGGAAGGCGGCTCCAGCAAGGACTTTCGCCATCTCAAGGCCATGGTCTACAGCCAGCCGGAACTGGCCCATGCGCTGCTCGACAAGCTGGCGCAGTCTGTAACCAGTTACCTCAACGCCCAGATTCGCCATGGTGCCCAGGCGGTACAGATCTTTGATACCTGGGGCGGCGCCCTGTCTGCTGAGGCCTATCAGCAGTTCTCGCTGAAATACATGAAGCAGATCGTAGATGGCCTGATTCGTGACCATGACGGTCGCAAGGTGCCGGTGATCCTGTTCACCAAGAATGGCGGGCTGTGGCTGGAGTCCATGGCAGACACCGGCTGCGATGCTCTGGGTCTGGACTGGACCATCAATATCGGTGATGCCCGTCGCCGGGTGGGGAACAAGGTGGCGTTGCAGGGCAATATGGATCCGGCGGTGCTGTACGCTGCTCCGGATGCGATTCGGGCTGAAGTGAAGCGCATCCTGGAAGATTTTGGTGATTACCCTGGTCATATCTTTAATCTGGGGCATGGCATCACGCCGCAGGTCGACCCGGAACACGCCCGGGTCTTCATTGAGGCGGTACACGAATTCAGTCAACGCTGA
- a CDS encoding YiiD C-terminal domain-containing protein produces the protein MALTEEQKNLIKLASDKTFPFVERCEVQTLDVDRGYCKMLMPFKPNINHVGIMYAGALYTIAELPGGTIYLASFDTRKFYPIVKDMSIRFRRPATTDVTVEVTLSEEEIQRIESTTEEVGKCDFEWDVELKDANGEVVAISHNVYQMRKIGA, from the coding sequence ATGGCCCTGACCGAAGAACAAAAGAACCTCATCAAGCTTGCCAGTGACAAGACGTTCCCGTTCGTGGAGCGTTGTGAAGTGCAGACTCTGGACGTGGATCGGGGTTACTGCAAAATGCTGATGCCATTCAAACCCAACATCAATCATGTAGGCATCATGTACGCTGGCGCGCTATACACCATTGCCGAACTCCCCGGCGGCACCATCTACCTGGCGTCCTTTGATACCAGGAAGTTCTATCCCATCGTCAAGGACATGTCGATTCGCTTCCGTCGTCCTGCCACCACCGACGTAACCGTTGAGGTAACCCTGAGCGAAGAAGAAATCCAGCGCATCGAGAGCACCACGGAAGAAGTGGGCAAGTGCGATTTCGAATGGGATGTGGAGCTGAAAGACGCCAACGGCGAGGTGGTTGCCATCTCCCACAACGTTTATCAGATGCGCAAAATCGGCGCGTAA
- a CDS encoding 4a-hydroxytetrahydrobiopterin dehydratase, whose protein sequence is MSTLNNQACEACRADAPEVTEQEKESLFPQIPKWIQVEEDGVEKLQRHYSFRNFEQALAFTNQVGQLAEREGHHPAILTEYGKVTVTWWTHKIGGLHRNDFICAAKTDLLLDQ, encoded by the coding sequence ATGAGTACGCTCAATAACCAAGCCTGCGAGGCTTGCCGGGCGGATGCACCGGAAGTCACTGAACAGGAAAAGGAATCTCTCTTTCCCCAGATACCCAAGTGGATCCAGGTGGAAGAGGACGGCGTGGAGAAGCTGCAACGCCATTATAGCTTTCGCAATTTTGAACAGGCACTGGCCTTCACCAACCAGGTGGGCCAGCTGGCTGAGCGCGAGGGCCATCACCCGGCCATTCTGACCGAATACGGCAAGGTCACTGTTACCTGGTGGACCCACAAAATCGGCGGTCTGCACCGCAACGACTTCATTTGCGCAGCCAAGACGGACCTCCTGCTCGACCAGTAA
- a CDS encoding ComF family protein, with product MPPVNLAAATKVYCSTLFNQSVPCLLCGIRDDQPLCSHCLTLLQPLPNNQCRCGLPFSAAPAISEAPPLCGRCIRRPPDFASSTALYPYQFPLDMLIQGFKYHGKLVNERALQQLLSDAPLPWPDSDLICPLPVHWLRRWRRGFDQSERLAQLLSRHWQRPVVPALKRCRATPHQQGLTRHQRQRNLRKAFRCQSDVRGKHLILVDDVMTTGATAREASRALLTAGAASVRVWCLARAL from the coding sequence ATGCCACCTGTCAACCTCGCAGCAGCAACAAAAGTTTACTGCAGCACATTATTTAACCAGTCCGTGCCCTGCTTGCTTTGCGGTATCAGAGATGACCAGCCACTCTGCAGCCACTGCCTGACCCTTCTGCAGCCCCTCCCCAACAACCAATGTCGCTGCGGCCTGCCATTTAGCGCCGCCCCAGCCATCTCCGAGGCGCCCCCGCTGTGCGGCCGCTGCATCCGTCGCCCACCTGACTTCGCCTCCAGCACCGCGCTCTACCCCTATCAGTTCCCGCTGGACATGTTGATTCAGGGGTTCAAATATCACGGCAAACTCGTCAACGAACGGGCCTTGCAACAGCTTCTCTCTGACGCCCCGCTCCCATGGCCTGACAGTGACCTGATTTGCCCACTGCCCGTGCATTGGTTGCGCCGCTGGCGCAGGGGGTTTGACCAGAGTGAGCGACTGGCCCAGCTGCTCAGTCGCCACTGGCAGCGCCCGGTGGTACCGGCCCTGAAGCGCTGTCGCGCTACCCCGCATCAGCAAGGCCTGACACGTCACCAACGCCAGCGTAATCTGCGTAAGGCCTTCCGTTGCCAGTCGGATGTACGAGGCAAGCACCTGATTCTGGTCGATGACGTGATGACCACAGGCGCGACCGCCCGGGAAGCCAGCCGGGCCCTGCTTACAGCAGGCGCCGCCTCGGTCAGGGTATGGTGTCTGGCACGCGCGCTTTAA
- a CDS encoding acyl-CoA dehydrogenase family protein has product MIQWSEQQQMIQRMVRDFVEKEVVPQLDDIEYNGVPPYDILRKLIKTFGMDVMAAQNFEKQLAREKAIAAGEKVEEKKKDGPSAMAGEEAAMRMIPIIEICRHAQGLVTAMGVSMGLAGGAIMSKGTIEQKERWALPLLTLEKVGAWAISEPNAGSDAFGQMKTVARRDGNGGYVINGSKTWITNGPFADTIILICKLDEEGVAPEQRKIISFILDSGMEGLEQSKPFKKMGIGSSPTGELFLSDVKVGADRLLGGSEDSYGRSGAKGTFMQERAGVAAMALGMVERAMELSVQYANDRSQFGRPIGQNQLIQLKLAKMEVARSNLQNMVFRYIEMTAEGKPMTLAEASAMKLYAAQAAMEVATEAVQIHGGYGYMRESRVEQLMRDAKILQIYAGTDEMQIIAIARDLLSRV; this is encoded by the coding sequence ATGATTCAGTGGTCAGAACAACAACAGATGATTCAGCGGATGGTCCGCGATTTCGTGGAAAAAGAGGTGGTACCACAGCTGGACGATATCGAATACAACGGCGTACCGCCCTATGACATCTTGCGCAAATTGATCAAGACGTTTGGCATGGACGTCATGGCCGCACAAAACTTCGAGAAGCAACTGGCCCGGGAAAAAGCAATCGCCGCTGGCGAGAAAGTGGAGGAAAAGAAAAAGGATGGCCCCTCGGCCATGGCCGGTGAGGAAGCCGCCATGCGCATGATCCCGATCATCGAGATCTGCCGCCATGCCCAGGGACTGGTAACCGCCATGGGCGTTTCCATGGGTCTGGCCGGCGGCGCCATCATGAGCAAGGGTACCATCGAGCAGAAAGAGCGCTGGGCGCTGCCGCTGCTGACCCTGGAAAAAGTGGGTGCATGGGCCATTTCCGAACCCAATGCCGGTTCCGACGCTTTCGGCCAGATGAAGACCGTGGCACGACGCGATGGTAACGGCGGGTACGTCATCAACGGCAGCAAGACCTGGATTACCAATGGCCCCTTCGCCGACACCATCATTCTGATCTGCAAACTGGATGAAGAAGGCGTTGCTCCAGAACAACGCAAGATCATCTCCTTCATTCTCGACAGCGGCATGGAAGGGCTGGAGCAGTCCAAGCCGTTCAAGAAAATGGGCATCGGCTCTTCACCCACTGGCGAGTTGTTCCTCAGCGATGTCAAAGTGGGAGCCGACCGCCTGCTTGGCGGCAGCGAAGACAGCTATGGCCGCAGTGGAGCCAAGGGCACCTTCATGCAGGAGCGGGCTGGCGTCGCAGCCATGGCGCTGGGCATGGTGGAACGTGCCATGGAGTTGTCCGTGCAGTATGCCAACGACCGTAGCCAGTTTGGACGCCCCATCGGTCAGAACCAGCTAATCCAGCTCAAGCTGGCCAAGATGGAAGTGGCCCGCAGCAATCTCCAAAATATGGTATTCCGCTACATCGAGATGACCGCCGAGGGCAAGCCGATGACCCTGGCAGAGGCCTCCGCAATGAAGCTTTATGCCGCCCAGGCCGCCATGGAAGTGGCCACCGAAGCGGTACAGATCCATGGCGGCTATGGCTATATGCGTGAATCCCGCGTGGAACAGCTCATGCGCGACGCCAAGATTTTGCAGATTTATGCCGGCACAGATGAAATGCAAATTATTGCTATTGCTCGAGACCTGTTGTCGCGGGTCTGA
- a CDS encoding fatty acid desaturase family protein yields MLVRYRADLAAVALVLAVFSIQLALFFFSSGITTWIAMLALLPVQVSCGAICHNHHHVNTFRKRPLNRLFECILYLQTGTSPLSWTLHHNIGHHKLYLDPAKDPSPWQLPDGSLMPRWRYVLVNTLMIYPEIHRIGQQHPRLYRRFLRLLVIANIPLVALLAYDPRNALILFVLPMVAMLFMLLDNTYGQHADTGFEDHFHASRNVELKRYNLPSWNLGYHTAHHMLPGLHWSKLPALHDQIRHRIPEHLIADHIFLQWEPGRQQQEASS; encoded by the coding sequence ATGTTAGTACGCTATAGGGCTGATCTTGCCGCTGTTGCCCTGGTGTTGGCGGTGTTTTCCATTCAACTTGCGCTGTTTTTTTTCAGTTCAGGAATAACCACATGGATAGCCATGCTGGCCTTGCTGCCAGTACAAGTATCCTGTGGCGCCATCTGCCACAATCATCACCATGTGAACACCTTCCGAAAGCGGCCTCTGAACCGACTGTTCGAGTGCATCCTGTATTTGCAGACCGGCACCAGTCCACTGAGCTGGACCCTGCATCACAATATCGGGCACCACAAACTCTATCTGGACCCGGCAAAGGATCCATCCCCATGGCAACTGCCTGACGGCTCGCTGATGCCCCGCTGGCGGTATGTGCTGGTCAATACCTTGATGATTTACCCGGAAATTCACCGGATCGGGCAACAGCATCCCAGGCTCTACCGTCGCTTCCTGCGCCTATTAGTGATCGCTAACATACCCCTTGTCGCCTTGCTGGCATACGATCCGCGCAACGCGCTGATTCTGTTTGTGCTCCCCATGGTGGCCATGCTGTTCATGCTGCTGGACAACACCTATGGCCAACATGCCGATACCGGGTTCGAAGATCATTTCCATGCCTCAAGAAATGTAGAACTGAAACGCTACAACCTGCCTTCCTGGAATCTGGGCTACCATACCGCTCACCATATGCTGCCAGGCTTGCACTGGAGCAAGTTGCCAGCACTGCACGATCAGATTCGTCATCGCATCCCGGAACACCTGATCGCCGACCACATTTTCCTGCAATGGGAGCCAGGCCGGCAGCAGCAGGAGGCATCATCATGA
- a CDS encoding FAD-dependent oxidoreductase, whose amino-acid sequence MAERLNNNFQFLDVPRHDPKKKDIEDRKHKYEEIYYPFETREVENQAHRCLHCGNPYCEWKCPVHNYIPNWLKLISEGNLMEAVELSHQTNSLPEVCGRVCPQDRLCEGACTLNDGFGAVTIGATEKYITDTALAMGWRPDMSKVVWTDKKVAVIGAGPAGLGCADVLVRNGVKPVVFDRYEEIGGLLTFGIPEFKLEKPVMAKRREVFEGMGVEFRLGVDVGTDVTIDELLADYDAVFMGMGTYTYMKGGFPGEDLDGVFEALPFLISNANRNLGFEKDEADFIGMAGKRVVVLGGGDTAMDCNRTSIRQGAEAVTCAYRRDEENMPGSRKEVANAKEEGVQFLFNRQPIEVVGENGKVVGVKVVETKLGEADNNGRRRPEPIPGSEEILPADAVIIAFGFRPSPADWFADKNVNTDDSGRVTAAEKQEFPFQTSNEKIFAGGDMVRGSDLVVTAIWEGREAAKGILDYLDV is encoded by the coding sequence GCGCATCGTTGTCTGCACTGTGGTAACCCGTACTGCGAATGGAAGTGCCCGGTACACAACTACATCCCCAACTGGCTGAAACTGATCAGTGAAGGGAACCTGATGGAAGCTGTGGAGCTGAGTCACCAGACCAACTCCCTGCCGGAAGTCTGTGGTCGTGTGTGTCCGCAAGACCGTCTTTGTGAAGGGGCCTGTACCCTGAACGACGGCTTTGGTGCAGTCACCATTGGTGCCACCGAGAAGTACATCACCGACACCGCGCTGGCCATGGGCTGGCGTCCGGATATGTCCAAGGTGGTATGGACCGACAAGAAAGTGGCGGTCATTGGTGCCGGTCCTGCAGGTCTGGGTTGTGCCGATGTACTGGTGCGTAATGGCGTCAAGCCGGTGGTCTTCGATCGGTACGAAGAGATTGGTGGTCTACTGACCTTCGGCATTCCGGAATTCAAGCTGGAAAAACCGGTCATGGCCAAGCGCCGTGAAGTCTTTGAAGGCATGGGTGTGGAATTCCGCCTGGGCGTGGATGTGGGCACTGATGTGACCATCGACGAACTGCTGGCTGACTACGATGCCGTGTTCATGGGCATGGGGACCTACACTTACATGAAGGGTGGTTTCCCCGGTGAAGACCTGGACGGTGTGTTCGAGGCGCTGCCGTTCCTGATCTCCAACGCCAACCGTAACCTCGGCTTTGAGAAAGACGAAGCCGACTTCATCGGCATGGCCGGCAAGCGTGTGGTGGTGCTGGGTGGTGGTGATACCGCCATGGATTGTAACCGTACCTCCATCCGTCAGGGTGCCGAGGCGGTAACCTGTGCCTACCGTCGTGATGAAGAAAACATGCCAGGCTCCCGCAAGGAAGTGGCCAATGCCAAAGAAGAGGGCGTGCAGTTCCTCTTCAATCGTCAGCCCATCGAAGTGGTTGGCGAGAATGGCAAGGTGGTTGGCGTGAAGGTGGTGGAAACCAAGCTGGGCGAGGCCGACAACAATGGTCGTCGTCGTCCCGAGCCGATCCCGGGAAGCGAAGAAATTCTGCCAGCGGATGCGGTAATCATTGCCTTCGGTTTCCGTCCCAGCCCGGCAGACTGGTTTGCTGACAAGAACGTGAACACTGACGACTCCGGCCGCGTAACCGCTGCCGAGAAGCAGGAATTCCCGTTCCAGACCAGCAACGAGAAAATCTTTGCCGGTGGTGACATGGTTCGTGGCTCCGACCTGGTGGTAACCGCCATCTGGGAAGGCCGTGAAGCTGCCAAGGGTATTCTGGATTACCTGGATGTATAA
- the bioB gene encoding biotin synthase BioB, with the protein MPATASTAQESQSQIAVRHDWKRSEIEALFALPFNDLLFKAATVHRAFFDPNAVQVSTLLSIKTGACPEDCKYCSQSGHYNTELEKEKLLEVARVVEEARAARDKGASRFCMGAAWRSPRDRDMPFVLDMIRQVKGLGMETCMTLGMLDKGQAEALADAGLDYYNHNLDTSPEYYGKVITTRTYNDRLSTLSNVRDAGMKVCCGGIVGMGEERDDRVGLLQQLANLPHHPESVPINMLVKIEGTPLADVDDLDPFEFVRTVAVARILMPESYVRLSAGRQEMNDEAQALCFMAGANSIFYGERLLTTDNPEANHDQQLFKRLGIHPLDPRHEASDEAHEEAIKAQVAEQQAEDAGLFYNAMDKRAAKHVLDKDTGRPATTEH; encoded by the coding sequence ATGCCCGCCACCGCCAGCACCGCCCAAGAGTCCCAGTCTCAAATCGCTGTACGCCATGACTGGAAACGTAGTGAGATCGAAGCCCTGTTTGCGCTTCCGTTCAACGATCTGCTGTTCAAGGCTGCCACGGTACACCGGGCCTTTTTCGATCCCAATGCGGTGCAGGTGAGTACCTTGCTGTCCATCAAGACGGGGGCCTGCCCGGAAGACTGCAAGTACTGCTCCCAGTCCGGTCACTACAACACCGAGCTGGAAAAGGAAAAGCTGCTGGAAGTGGCGCGGGTAGTGGAAGAGGCCAGGGCGGCCCGTGACAAGGGGGCCTCGCGCTTCTGTATGGGGGCCGCCTGGCGCAGTCCCCGTGACCGCGACATGCCGTTCGTGCTGGACATGATCCGCCAGGTGAAAGGGCTTGGCATGGAAACCTGCATGACCCTGGGTATGCTCGACAAGGGCCAGGCCGAAGCGTTGGCGGACGCGGGCCTCGATTACTACAACCACAACCTGGATACCTCCCCGGAGTACTACGGCAAGGTGATCACCACCCGCACCTACAATGACCGGCTGAGCACGTTGTCCAATGTGCGTGATGCCGGCATGAAAGTGTGCTGTGGCGGTATCGTGGGCATGGGCGAAGAGCGGGACGATCGCGTGGGCTTGCTGCAGCAGCTGGCTAACCTGCCCCACCATCCGGAATCCGTGCCGATTAACATGTTGGTAAAGATCGAAGGCACGCCGCTGGCTGACGTGGATGACCTGGATCCGTTCGAGTTCGTGCGCACGGTGGCTGTGGCGCGGATTCTGATGCCGGAATCCTATGTACGGCTGTCTGCCGGCCGTCAGGAAATGAATGATGAAGCGCAGGCGCTTTGCTTCATGGCCGGTGCCAATTCGATCTTCTATGGCGAGCGTCTGTTGACCACCGATAATCCTGAAGCCAATCACGACCAGCAGTTGTTCAAGCGCTTGGGCATCCATCCGCTGGATCCCCGCCATGAGGCGTCCGATGAGGCCCATGAAGAAGCCATTAAGGCGCAGGTGGCCGAGCAGCAGGCAGAAGACGCCGGGCTGTTTTACAACGCCATGGACAAGCGTGCTGCCAAGCATGTGCTGGACAAGGACACCGGTCGACCCGCAACCACCGAGCATTAA
- the bioF gene encoding 8-amino-7-oxononanoate synthase, whose protein sequence is MGFDLATDLAARRRQHRLRQPLVMDGPCGRHACLQGQQFLNFCSNDYLGLANDPEVIAAFQNAAREWGVGSGASHLVCGHQRPHQDLEEALAAHTGRQRALLFSTGYMANMGVMSALLGKGDAVFEDRLNHASLLDGGLLSGARFRRFAHNDADALTRQLQRSEARRKLVVADGVFSMDGDEAPLSAYAEACEANDAWLMVDDAHGIGVLDDKGRGSLFAQGVNERTQILMGTLGKGLGTAGAFVAGSHELIETLIQFARTFIYTTAMPAAVAAATLVSLEKSRQDNWRREKLAALIARFRAGAVERGYTLMASQTPIQPILIGSDADAMALSSALREKGFLITAIRPPTVPEGEARLRVTLSAAHEQADVDALLAALEQCVRILPDA, encoded by the coding sequence ATGGGCTTCGACCTGGCCACGGATCTGGCGGCTCGCCGCCGCCAGCATCGTTTGCGCCAACCCCTCGTTATGGACGGCCCCTGTGGCCGTCATGCGTGTTTGCAGGGGCAGCAATTCCTGAACTTCTGCAGTAACGATTACCTGGGGCTGGCCAACGACCCCGAGGTCATTGCCGCTTTTCAGAACGCGGCCAGGGAATGGGGCGTGGGTAGCGGAGCCTCCCATCTGGTGTGCGGGCATCAGCGTCCACATCAGGACCTGGAAGAGGCTCTGGCGGCCCACACCGGTCGTCAACGTGCCCTGTTATTTTCCACCGGTTACATGGCCAATATGGGCGTCATGTCTGCACTGCTTGGCAAGGGGGACGCGGTATTCGAAGACCGGCTCAATCATGCCTCCCTGCTGGATGGCGGCCTGTTGAGTGGCGCCCGCTTTCGTCGCTTTGCCCACAACGATGCCGACGCGTTGACCCGTCAGCTGCAACGTAGCGAGGCACGTCGCAAACTGGTGGTGGCTGATGGTGTGTTCAGCATGGATGGCGATGAAGCTCCTCTGTCTGCCTATGCCGAGGCCTGCGAAGCCAATGATGCCTGGCTGATGGTGGATGATGCCCATGGCATTGGCGTGCTTGATGACAAGGGGCGGGGCTCTCTGTTTGCCCAAGGCGTTAACGAGCGCACCCAGATACTCATGGGCACCCTGGGTAAAGGGCTGGGGACCGCTGGCGCCTTTGTGGCGGGTAGCCATGAATTGATTGAAACGCTGATCCAGTTTGCCCGCACCTTTATTTACACCACCGCCATGCCGGCGGCCGTTGCGGCCGCCACGCTGGTCAGTCTGGAGAAGTCCCGTCAGGACAACTGGCGCCGGGAGAAACTGGCCGCGCTGATTGCCCGTTTTCGTGCCGGGGCCGTCGAACGGGGGTACACCCTGATGGCCTCACAAACTCCGATCCAGCCGATACTGATTGGCAGTGATGCCGACGCCATGGCGCTGAGTTCAGCCTTGCGGGAAAAGGGTTTCCTGATCACCGCGATCCGCCCACCTACGGTACCGGAAGGCGAAGCGCGGTTACGGGTGACGTTGTCTGCTGCCCATGAGCAGGCGGATGTGGATGCGTTGCTGGCGGCGCTGGAACAGTGCGTCCGGATCCTGCCTGATGCATGA
- a CDS encoding pilin gives MRGLIVSLLLVLTAPAMAMSLALAKVERAEEGETEQQVCDRALARMTEELHGSLLSVIAATDAYEQRRLAYRDQGLEESLLDDAYLSQLFSEKPEVKGRRWTGSRCSVRARYEADIDALAVRVPLPMATPAPAANSDNPPPPGVDEKTWELFSSSRDRAELSQVFSTVAALRVQIVEYYAMTGGWPEDLASIGVAPEQLVSKRIKRAYLLKDGLLKFELAGRLAGHSLSTWPTDVGVRGVEWQCTTTVNMGPNNFCEQVE, from the coding sequence ATGCGGGGATTAATCGTTAGCTTGTTGTTGGTGCTAACGGCGCCAGCGATGGCGATGTCGCTGGCGCTGGCCAAGGTGGAGCGTGCCGAGGAGGGGGAAACCGAGCAGCAGGTCTGTGACCGGGCATTGGCCCGGATGACCGAGGAACTGCACGGGAGTCTACTCAGCGTGATTGCCGCCACGGATGCCTATGAACAGCGCAGGTTGGCCTATCGGGATCAGGGGCTTGAGGAAAGCCTGCTCGATGACGCCTATTTGAGTCAGCTTTTTTCGGAGAAGCCGGAGGTGAAAGGGCGCCGCTGGACTGGCTCGCGCTGTTCGGTAAGGGCCCGTTATGAGGCCGATATTGATGCCCTTGCTGTGCGCGTTCCCCTGCCCATGGCAACTCCTGCGCCTGCTGCCAATAGTGATAATCCTCCTCCTCCCGGAGTAGATGAAAAAACCTGGGAGCTTTTCAGTAGCAGTCGTGACCGCGCAGAGCTGTCTCAGGTCTTCAGCACCGTGGCAGCCCTGCGCGTGCAGATTGTCGAATACTACGCTATGACGGGCGGCTGGCCGGAAGATTTGGCCAGTATCGGTGTGGCGCCGGAGCAGCTGGTGAGCAAGCGTATCAAGCGGGCCTACCTGCTTAAGGATGGATTGTTGAAGTTCGAGCTTGCCGGGCGGCTTGCCGGCCATTCACTGAGCACCTGGCCCACCGATGTGGGGGTGCGTGGTGTGGAGTGGCAGTGCACCACCACGGTGAATATGGGGCCGAATAACTTCTGTGAGCAGGTGGAGTAA
- a CDS encoding BLUF domain-containing protein, giving the protein MIYQLVYTSIAYHDMPLEERLDIVKTSARNNQRRNVTGVLLYRKRRFIQILEGDKSVVEDLVAELRKDQRHGDFRVLASQENDHREFASWNMKLYNPDLCDEVSRQALESWFDKAEHGEAVDCDDIGLFLHHATRSASGSAARR; this is encoded by the coding sequence ATGATCTACCAACTTGTTTACACCAGCATTGCTTACCACGACATGCCACTGGAAGAGCGTCTGGACATCGTCAAAACATCAGCCCGAAATAATCAGCGACGGAACGTGACCGGTGTTTTGCTCTACCGTAAACGCCGATTCATACAAATTCTTGAGGGAGACAAGAGTGTCGTCGAGGATTTGGTGGCTGAACTGCGCAAGGATCAACGACACGGCGATTTCAGGGTATTGGCCAGTCAGGAGAATGATCACCGCGAGTTCGCCAGCTGGAACATGAAACTGTACAACCCGGATTTGTGTGACGAGGTATCACGACAGGCCCTGGAGTCCTGGTTCGATAAGGCAGAACATGGGGAGGCTGTCGACTGCGATGACATCGGCCTTTTTCTTCACCATGCAACCCGCTCAGCCTCTGGCAGCGCAGCACGCCGATAA